A single Vigna radiata var. radiata cultivar VC1973A chromosome 8, Vradiata_ver6, whole genome shotgun sequence DNA region contains:
- the LOC106770826 gene encoding UDP-glycosyltransferase 84B2, whose product MEELHVLLVAFSAQGHINPLLRLGKSLLTRGLHVSLATTELVYHRVFKSSTADAASSVPTSITINGIQVIFFADGLGTGQINFTVDSYMELIGKFGPDNLSNLIETHFLNASKKLACIINNPFVPWVADVAANYSIPCACLWIQPCALYAIYYRFYNNLNDFPTLENPSMSVKLPGLPLLQPQDLPSFVLPSNPFGSIPKVLSEMLQHTKKLKWVLANSFYELEKDVIDSMAELCPITAVGPLVPPSLLDQDENEDVGIEMWKPQDSCMEWLNHQPPSSVIYVSFGSLIVFTAQQLESIAKALKNSNKPFLWVIKNKEGEEAVPLPEGFVEESKEQGMVVPWCPQTKVLSHPAIACFLTHCGWNSMLEAITTGTTMIAWPQWTDQPTNAKLISDVFRLGVRLTQGSDGFVATEEVERAIEQVFASEEFNRKASELKRAAREAVAHGGSSDRNIQSFVDEIIGRKLDI is encoded by the coding sequence ATGGAAGAGCTTCACGTTCTTCTGGTCGCTTTTTCTGCCCAAGGTCACATCAACCCTCTGCTTAGGCTAGGCAAAAGCCTACTAACCCGAGGCCTCCACGTCAGCCTTGCCACCACCGAATTGGTTTACCACCGCGTCTTCAAATCCTCCACCGCAGACGCCGCCTCCTCCGTCCCTACTTCCATCACCATCAACGGAATCCAAGTCATTTTTTTCGCCGATGGCTTGGGAACCGGCCAAATCAATTTCACCGTCGACTCATATATGGAACTAATAGGAAAATTCGGTCCCGATAACCTCTCCAACCTCATAGAAACCCACTTCCTTAACGCTTCCAAAAAACTCGCTTGCATCATCAACAACCCCTTTGTCCCATGGGTTGCAGATGTAGCTGCCAACTATAGCATCCCTTGTGCATGTCTCTGGATCCAACCCTGCGCTCTCTACGCCATATACTACCGTTTCTACAACAATTTAAACGACTTCCCCACTCTCGAAAACCCTTCCATGAGTGTCAAGTTACCCGGTCTTCCATTGCTACAACCGCAAGACCTTCCTTCTTTTGTTCTCCCATCAAACCCTTTTGGAAGCATACCCAAGGTGCTTTCCGAGATGTTACAACACACGAAAAAGCTCAAGTGGGTACTCGCAAACTCTTTCTACGAGTTGGAGAAAGATGTAATAGATTCCATGGCTGAGTTATGCCCCATCACAGCGGTTGGTCCTCTGGTTCCTCCCTCCTTACTTGACCAAGATGAAAACGAAGATGTGGGAATCGAAATGTGGAAACCACAGGACTCGTGTATGGAGTGGCTCAACCACCAACCTCCTTCTTCGGTTATATATGTCTCGTTTGGAAGCCTCATCGTGTTTACCGCTCAGCAACTGGAGAGTATAGCTAAGGCTTTGAAGAACAGTAACAAACCTTTTCTTTGGGTGATCAAGAacaaagaaggagaagaagcgGTTCCGCTGCCAGAAGGGTTTGTCGAAGAGAGCAAAGAACAGGGCATGGTGGTGCCATGGTGCCCGCAAACCAAGGTACTCAGTCACCCTGCGATAGCGTGCTTCTTAACGCACTGTGGTTGGAATTCCATGTTGGAAGCAATAACCACGGGCACGACCATGATTGCTTGGCCTCAGTGGACCGATCAACCCACTAACGCGAAACTGATTTCCGATGTGTTTCGTTTGGGAGTTCGGCTCACGCAGGGAAGTGATGGGTTTGTGGCGACGGAGGAAGTGGAACGGGCTATTGAACAGGTTTTTGCGTCAGAGGAGTTCAATAGAAAGGCGTCGGAGTTGAAACGGGCTGCTAGAGAAGCTGTGGCTCACGGTGGCTCGTCGGACCGAAATATCCAATCCTTTGTGGATGAAATTATTGGTAGAAAATTAGACATTTAG
- the LOC106769805 gene encoding gallate 1-beta-glucosyltransferase-like — MDSEATINVLMVSYPGQGHINPFLRLAKLLAANGLFVTFSTTEIAGKQMRTTNNITHKSVTPIGNGFLKFEFFEDGGMTDVDADGSKLRSLTDFSAQVEHFGRQYVSQVIREHAEANHPISCIINNPFVPWVCDVAADHGIPSAVLWVQSAAVLTAYYSYFHKLLPFPSQADPYLDVQLPSVVLKYNEVPDFLHPFSPYPELGTVILEQFKNLSKPFCVLVDSFEELESDYINYLSEFVNIRPIGPLFKIPTATDTSDIRGDFWKSDDCIEWLNSRAEASVVYISFGSIVCLPQEQVTEIAHGLLDSQVSFLWVLKPPFEEFGLPPYVLPDRFLEDTKEKGKVVQWSPQEKVLGHVSVACFVTHCGWNSSMEGVALGVPMLTFPAWGDQVTNAKFLVDVYGVAIKLGYGQAEKKLVSRDEVKKRLLEATVGPKAEELKENAFKWKKAAEAAVAVNGSSARNLDAFLKDIKEGGAVSINK, encoded by the coding sequence ATGGACTCCGAAGCTACCATTAACGTGCTCATGGTCTCCTACCCAGGACAAGGTCATATAAACCCTTTCCTTAGACTTGCAAAGCTCCTTGCTGCTAATGGTTTGTTTGTAACGTTCTCCACCACAGAAATCGCTGGCAAACAAATGCGAACTACAAACAACATAACTCACAAATCAGTCACTCCAATTGGCAATGGTTTTCTCAAGTTCGAATTCTTTGAAGATGGTGGCATGACGGATGTTGACGCTGATGGTTCCAAGTTGAGAAGTCTCACTGACTTCAGTGCTCAGGTTGAGCATTTTGGGAGACAATATGTTTCCCAAGTCATCAGGGAGCATGCCGAGGCAAACCACCCTATTTCATGCATCATAAACAACCCCTTTGTTCCATGGGTTTGTGATGTAGCTGCCGACCATGGTATTCCTTCTGCCGTCTTATGGGTTCAATCTGCTGCTGTCTTAACAGCTTACTATAGTTATTTCCACAAACTGCTACCGTTTCCTTCTCAAGCCGATCCTTATCTTGATGTTCAATTGCCTTCTGTAGTCCTTAAGTACAATGAAGTTCCGGACTTTCTGCATCCTTTTAGTCCATATCCAGAACTAGGGACGGTCATACTGGAACAGTTTAAGAACTTATCCAAGCCATTCTGTGTGCTGGTGGATAGTTTTGAGGAACTAGAAAGTGATTACATAAACTATCTTTCAGAGTTTGTGAATATAAGACCCATTGGTCCTTTGTTCAAGATCCCAACAGCAACAGACACAAGTGATATCCGTGGTGATTTTTGGAAGAGTGATGATTGCATAGAGTGGTTGAACTCAAGGGCAGAGGCATCTGTGGTGTACATCTCCTTTGGGAGTATCGTGTGTCTGCCGCAAGAACAAGTGACGGAAATTGCACATGGATTATTGGACTCTCAAGTCTCGTTTTTGTGGGTTCTGAAACCACCTTTTGAGGAGTTTGGGCTCCCGCCTTACGTTCTTCCTGATAGGTTCTTGGAGGATACGAAAGAGAAGGGCAAAGTTGTGCAGTGGAGCCCACAAGAGAAAGTGTTGGGTCATGTTTCTGTGGCATGTTTTGTGACACACTGTGGTTGGAATTCATCGATGGAAGGTGTGGCATTGGGAGTGCCGATGTTGACATTTCCTGCATGGGGTGATCAGGTGACAAATGCCAAGTTCTTGGTGGATGTTTATGGGGTTGCCATTAAACTGGGTTATGGGCAGGCTGAAAAGAAACTTGTGAGCAGAGACGAGGTGAAGAAGCGCTTATTGGAAGCAACGGTAGGGCCAAAAGCAGAGGAGTTAAAGGAAAACGCGTTCAAGTGGAAGAAGGCTGCAGAGGCCGCAGTAGCTGTGAATGGTTCATCTGCCAGGAATCTTGATGCATTTCTCAAAGACATAAAAGAAGGTGGAGCTGTTAGTATCAATAAATGA